The following is a genomic window from Capnocytophaga stomatis.
TCGCTAATCAAAGTATCAGCTTTGTATCCGTGGAATGAAATTTTTGAAACTTTTGTGCTGTCCAACTTCCACCGAATTTGAAAATCAATTTTAGCTAAATCCTCTTCAAATTGTTTGATTCTTAAATGTTTAATGTTTTTAGAATCCGAATTTAAAATATCCAAAAGGCTTTTCATCATCTCGTAATTGGCTTCCACTCGCTGTTTGTAAGGTTTCAGCATATGAGTTTCAATCAAAATTCCCATACAATTCCACAAATTCACATATCCTGTGGAATAACGAGGCGAATCAACACCACTGCTATATCCTTCAGCATCAGGAGGTTTATTCCAAACATTCACATACGGAATCAAATGCCAGAAAGGTTTTGGTAGAGAATCATTTTTAAATTCATTCTGCTGTTTTATTAACAAATCTGACAAACGAGGAATTAACGTATCACGCATATAAGTTCCTACAAATGAACCAGATTTATCAGGTTGGGAGATTCCATACGTTAAGATGTGCTGATAATCAGCACCATTTGTAACGTGATTATCTATAAAAATGTCAGGCTGAACCAGATGAAATATTTTAGCAAACGAAAGGGCATTTTCAGAATCATTTTTGATAAAATCACGGTTTAAATCAAGATTTTTGGCATTTCCTCTGAAACCATATTCCTTAGGTCCGTTTTGGTTTACACGTGAAGTTGAATTCCGATTTAAAGCTCCACCAATGTTATACACAGGAATAGCTACAATAACTACATTATCAGGTACTTGTATTTGTTTTTCGGCTAAGTTTCTGAATAGAAGCATCGTAGCATCAATGCCGTCGGTTTCCCCGGGATGAATTCCGTTATTTATTAAAACAATCGTTTTTTCTTTCTGGAGTTTTGCAAAATTGAATTCAGCATCGGAACTATACGTAACAATGTGTAAAGGCAAACCGCAATCTGTTTGTCCCATCGTTTTCAGGCTGACGGAACTATATTCTCTTGATAAGTTTTTATAAAAATCTATAACTTCGTCATAAGTAGCACTTTCTGTTCCGTTTGAAGTTTCAAAACGCGTTACAAATCCTTCTTTCGGAGAGAAGAAGATGGTTTCGCAAGAAACAAGAAAAGATGCAAAGAAGAGAAAAGTTAAAAAGAATCTCATATTTTGAAAGATTTTACAATTGCTCAATTCCCCATTCAGAAACGTATCTTTCATATTCCATAGGGCTGATGGAACGAATACCTTCTTTCAGCAAACGAACTTTATAACCTAAAGAAAGAGCGTCGTTTACACTGTAGGCTACGCAAAAATCTCCTGCTAACCCGCAGAAAGTTAGTTCTGTAACATTTTTGTCTTTTAAGAATCCGTGAAGTCCCGTACTATTGAGTTTGTTATTGTCAAAAAAGGCACTATAACTATCAACCTCAGGATTCATTCCTTTGCGGAAAATCGCGGAGATAGGACATTTGTCTAAATCTTTATGCAAGTCAGCCCCGAAGGTACCCTGCACGCAGTGATTAGGCCACAGTATTTGATTAATTCCGTGCAAATCAATCATTTCAAAAGTATTTTTTCCTTTGTGATTAGAGGCAAAACTCTGGTGATTTTGCGGGTGCCAATCCTGAGTTGCTACAATAATATCATAACCGGAATGCATTTCTTTATTTATAAAAGGTATGATTTTATCACCCTCAGCTACAGGTAATGCTCCGGTTGGCATAAAGTCATTTTGTACATCAATAATAATGAGTGCTTTCATAAGAATCATCAAGTTTTAAAATCAGAAATATCACACAGATTTTGATTGAATATTCTTAAAAAAATCTGTGTGATTTGGAATTAATAATAAAGGTGAAAAGTTAAACTTAAATTATTCGATGGTTATTTCATCAACAAATAAAAACCCTAATTTGCCTTTGGCTTGCGTGTGCCAATTTGGAATGCTGTGTTCCGAAGCGATTTTTATTTTTACGTAACGTGTTTTTGTTGGGTTGAATGATAAAGAATGTGTACGGATTTCGCTTTTGTGTCCTTCTGCTTCCTGCGGATAGGTTTCAGAAGCTACTTCTTGGAAATTTTTCCCGTCGTCGGATACAGCTACCGAAAAATTGCGAGCGTCATAAATCCAATCACCTGTGATAACGTTTGCATTGAAAGCTACTTTTGAAATTTCGGTAACATCAACTAAATCAATCACTGCTTCCAAATCGTTTCCTGAAAAAGCAATCCAACGTCCTGTTCTGAAATTTTGGTCTCCCACACAGCCGTCCACCAAAGTAGAAGCTCCATTGAATTTGTATGAGGAATAAATTTCAGTTTTCATATCAATGGCTCTCGCAGTAGCCTTGTTGAATTTGAAATCTTCCGAGAAAATGCGTGTTTTTCCGTTTTCACGAATTCCGATGGCACGCAATTGTGCATCTTTTCTGATTTTGATAGGTTGGGTATATTTTTCTGATTTTTCGGTAGGCTCACTTCCGTCTAAAGTATAGAAAACGGGAGCGTTATCAACCGTTGCGAAAGCTACTTCAATAGCACCCTCTTTTTCCAAAGCAGTGATATCTGCCTTTAAATCAAAGATATGTGTAGCGTAATTGTATCCGTACAATTCGTAGATTTTAATCAGCGGAACTACACGTTGCAAGAAATCGGCATAGTTTTTCTTTTCGGGTTGCGTCCATTGTACTTCAGCCAAAGCAGCATATCGAGGCAAAGCCATATATTGCACTTGTTTGAAGGTTTTTATGTATTCCGTCCAGATATTGGCTTGCACGCCCAAAATGTGTTTTCTTTGCTCAGGGGTAAGTGCATCAGGAATAGGCTCGAAGCTGTATGCTCTTTCTACAGGAATATATCCACCGATGGCAAGAGGTTCGTTTTCAGTATCTTTCGATTGATAATAGTCGAAATAAAGAAAGGACATCGGCGTCATAATAGCATCGTGACCGGTTTGTGCTGCGAATGTTCCGCCTTCGATGCCTCTCCACGACATCACAGTAGCATTCGGAGCGATTCCTCCTTCCAAAATTTCGTCCCAACCGATAATTTTTCGTCCTCTTTTGGCAAGAACTCGCTCGGCAAACGAAATTACGTGACTTTGAAGATACTCCTCAGCCGTGTGTTTATCATCTTTTTTGATGCCTAATTCTTTGATTTTTAGCTGACATTTAGGGCATTTTTCCCAACGAACTTTCGGGCTTTCATCACCACCGATGTGAATATATTCTGAAGGAAAAATATCGGCAACTTCATTCAAAATATCTTCGATGAATCCGTAAACTTTCTGATTTCCAGCACAAAGCACATCATCAGAAACTCCCCATTGCGTCCAAACCTCGTACGGACCTCCAGTACAGCCTAATTCGGGATAAGTTGCCAAAACAGCTTGCATATGCCCGGGCAGGTCAATTTCAGGAATTACAGTAATGTGACGCTCTTTTGCGTAGGCTACGATTTCTTTAAGCTCGTCTTGAGTATAGAAACCTTCGTAGGGTTTTCCGTCGTATTCTCCAGAATTTCTACCGATTACGGTTTCTTTACGTTTTGAACCTATTTTTGTTAGTTCAGGATATTTTTTGCTTTCCACACGCCAACCTTGGTCGTCCGTTAAATGCCAATGGAAAGTGTTCATATTGTGTAATGCCAACATATCCACGAAAATTTTGATGGAATCCACCGGGAAGAAATGGCGAGCTACATCCAAATGTGCTCCGCGATAACCGAAGCGAGGTTCGTCTGAAATTGAAACAAAACCAATCTCAATTTCTTGAACTTTTTTAACAGGTATTGATTTTCGAAGAGTTTGAATTCCGTAAAAAACGCCTGCTTCGATTGCTCCTTCGATGATTATAGTTTTTTCATTTACAGTGAGTTGATAAGCCTCTTTGTTTTCAGATGAAAGTCCTGTTTTTAGCTGAATGGTATTTTCTGTATTTTCAGCTCCAGATGTTGAAGTTAGGGATATTCCTGATTGTTTTTCAATGTATTCGGAGAGGAATGCGGCATTTTTTTTCAGAATTTCATTCCCTTCCGGATAAATGATTTTTGTAGAAGAGTTTAGCACAAAATTGCCTTCTTTTTCGTTACTAATTTGTTTGGACATTGGAATGATTTGAAAATCAGCTTTTGAAGTTTCTTTTTTTGTTTGACAAGAAACAATAAACAAAGCTCCCGCCAAATAAGTTAGTATAGATTTTATCTTCATAAAATTGAAATTATTGGTTCGACCCGACAAAGGTAGTTATTTTTTCTGTTAAACAAAACAAAAGCGATTCTTAATAAAGTTAATTGTTATAATGTAGTACATAAAGCCAAATCGTCATTTTAAAATTTATAAAATAAAAGCCTAAGTGTTTTAAGAATTTTTGAGTGTGTTTTTATTTGTTGAAAAATATTTATCATAAGTGTAAAAAAGTTGCGAAAATATCATTCTTTGATTGTTTGTAATTGCCTTTGTTTTAGTCTTTTAAAAGAAATTTTTATTTAAATTTAATGTTAAGTTTTTCCGTTTTTGTTTGCAGAATAAATTTAATGATTTAATTTTGCCCCCAAAATTGAGAAAAAATATAATCGTTTAATTAAATTCAAATTTTTAGCATGAGAAAAATTATTACTTACGTGGCTGCCTTTTGTGCATTAGCCACAGCAACGAATTGCGTGAAAGAAGTAGAGTACGACGATCTTAAGTTGAGTTCTGAGAAGAGTTCACTTAGAGCGGGGGAGACAACAACTTTTCAAGTTACTTCAGGTAGTGGAGAGTATGATGTGATGAGTGCCCAAGAGAGTGTGGTGAAAGCATCAAGGTCAGAGTCTGTAGTAACTTTGAGAGGTATTGGTAAAGGGGAAACTACAGTTACAGTACAAGACAAAGTTACCGGGCAAAAATCAGCCATAAAAGTAACTGTACTTAAAGCTTTAGAAAATCTTTCCCTTGATAAAGCAGAAATTAATGTAGCACCGAGAGAGTCTGCGATTGTGAATATCAGAACAGGAAATGGTGTTTATGAGTTGAGTGTAGCAAATACAAATGTAGCAAGAGCTACTGTTTCTGGTTCAAAAATAACAGTGGAAGCGAGAACTATCGGTTCAACAACGCTTACTGTTAAGGACAAGGAATCAAACAAAACGGCTCAAGTAAAGATTTCTGTTGTTGAAAAACTGTCTTTAAGCAAATCGGAATTGGTTGTAAGAGCAAATGGCTCAGAAGTTCTTTCTGTTGTGGGAAGTGGTCAATACGTTGTAAAAAGCAGTGATGAAGCAATAGCTAAAGCAACTTTATCTGGAAATAAGATTACAGTTAAATCTGGAAAAGCAGGAAGTGCTACAGTAAGCGTTACAGACGTAAAAACAGGAAAAGCTTCTGATGTGAAAGTTGTAGTTCTTGCAGATGTATCTCTTTCAAAAAGAGAAGTAACTTTGGAAAGAGGGAAAGAAAATCAAGAAGTTGTAATTAATTCTGGTAGTGGAGAATATACAGTTTCTTCAGCTAACTCAAACGTAGCAACAGCATCTATCTCTGGTGGAAAATTGATTATCAGAGGTGTTTCTCAAGGAACAACCCAAATCACTGTAAAAGATAGTAAAACAGGAAAAGTTGCTGAAGTAAGAGTAGTGGTAACTGTAGCTAACATTACTTTATCTTCTTTATCAGCAACATTGAGAGCGACAGAAACTACAAATATAAACATTTTAACAGGTAGTGGTAGCTATGAAGCAACATCAAGTAGTATCGCAGTTGCTACAACTTCTGTCAACGGCAATAGAGTAGTTATTGTAGGTAAGGTTATCGGATCAGCAAAAGTTACTGTTAAGGATAAAATTACAGGTAAAACAGCGGTTATTAATGTAACTGTATCTGCAAAAAACAATATAAAATTGGCTCAAACTACCACAGAAATAAAAGCAGGTATCACAAGAAACGTGGTAATTAGTACAGGAAGTGGTAATTATGTTGCAGTTTCAGGAAATGCTGGAGTAGCGACAGCAAATATTTCAGGAAATGTATTGATTGTTAAAGGTGTTAAATCAGGGAGTACAAACATAACAATTTCAAATGGTATAGATAACCCTACTGTTTTGAGTGTTAAGGTGGTAGCTCCAGCTCCGGTTGTTCCACCAACTTCTACAAAAGGTGACGTAGGAGAGTTGGCAATTGTAGAAGGAGGAACTTTCCAAATGGGAACGCCTTCAAGAGGAGAAGGAGATGAAATTCTACACACTGTAACTTTAAGCAGTTTCAAAATAAGTAAACACGAGATTACAAATGCTCAATACGCTAAATTTTTGACAGCCAAAGGAAATCAAAGAGAGAATGGAGCGATATGGTATCAAGGAAAAGATATTGTTAAGGAAGGAAACGGTTTTAAGGCTAGAGCTGGTAGAGAAAATTATCCTGTAGTATTTGTTACTTGGCACGGAGCGAAAGCCTATGCGGAGTGGGTTGGTGGAAGTCTTCCTACAGAAGCACAGTGGGAATATGCAGCTCGTGGAGGAAACAAAAGTAAGGGGTATACTTATTCAGGAAGCAATAATCTTGATGAAGTTGCTTGGTATTTGGATAACTCAGGAGGAAGACTTCACGAAGTTGGGACTAGAAAACCGAATGAACTAGGAATATACGATATGAGTGGTAACGTTTGGGAGTGGACAGCTGATTTGTACGGGGTATATACTACAACACCACAAACTGACCCAACAGGAGCAACCACTGGAAATAATCGTGTAAGACGCGGAGCTAGTGCCTTCTGTACTCCAAACACTAACCGTGCTACAAACAGAAGTAACCGTGCACCTAACGGAATCCGTCACAATCTTGGATTTAGAGTTGTATTTAAATAAACTTCTAAAATAACAATATTTAAAAAAAGAAACGTCTTTCATTGAAAGACGTTTCTTTTTCGTTATAATCTTTGGCCATTTTTAGAATATATATTACTTATAATATCTTTTTTGTCTTTCTGAAGTAGAATTAAAATCAGAAATGTTTTATCTCAAAAAGGCTTTATTAGTATCAAATGATAATAATTATAGGATGATTTTTCCCTCCGATTGTTTAATAACTTTTCATTCTATGTAATTATAGTTAGTTATTTCTAAGTTTCAGATATTAAAGATTAATAAATAAAAAAGCAGATCGTTAAGACCTGCTTTTTTAGAATTTTTTCTATAATTATTTCACTCCGTGCATCCAACGGGTAATGAATGGCCCCATTAGGAATAACACTACACCACAACCGATAGCTATAAAGCCTAACATTGTGAATACAGAAAGTCCTTTATTGAGTGATTCTCCTTTGATGACGTTAGCTACTGAAACACCTGCCGAATTATCAACCAATTTTTCGTAATCGTCAAAGGTTGCTACTTCTGTATGTACTTCACTTCCTTTGAAAGATAAAAATTCTTGGGTTGCCGATTTAATAATTTTTTCTCGTTTCATTCCGCTGTAATTCTCCGCATCTTCCAATACTTCTTTAATAGTTACTGTAGATTTGGCATATTGTCTTTGCGGATTTTTTTCATTTATTTTCTTAATGAATTCATCAGAAACTAAAACTGCTTCAACTGATTTATCTTCCAATTGATTCTTAAACTCATTTTCAGATAAAATAGCCTTCAAATCATTATCAATATCCGAATTTTGGAATGCATCACTCTCAACAATAGTCTTTTCGTTTACTGTAGTAAGTTTAGAGATATGTTTTCCTCCTTGATGTGCAATGGAAGAAGATAAAAACCAGATTCCCATCATAAACGCTACCATATGTTTTGGTGAAAGTTTCGTTACTAATGATAAACCTACGGGTGAAAGTGTTAGTTCCCCAAGAGTGTGTAATAAGTACAAGAAAACCATAAATATAGCAGGCACCATTCCTAATTTCGCGTAGCTGCCACCGAATTTAAGTACCAAGAAACCAAGTCCTAACAATAGCAAACCTGTTCCAAACTTGTACGGAGCAGCTGGTTCTTTGTTCAAATTAGATAGCTTTATCCATATCCAAGAAAAAACAGGAGCGAAAAGCATTATAAACAATGGGTTGAATGACTGAAAGAAAGTAGTTTTGATTCCCACACCAAAAATTTCTTTATGTACGTTGCGTGCAGTAAATAGGTTTAGTGCCGAACCAGCCAACTCGAAGAACGTCCAGAATATCGTGGTGAACATTAGTAATAAAACCACTACCCAAATACGTTGTTTGGCAACCGTTTCCATTTTGCTGGCTTGGAATAACAAATATCCAATGATAATAAGAGCCAAACTTCCAAGCAAAACATCTACAACATCATTGTATTGAATTAAAATCCACGAGATAGTAACTAAAACCACGATAGCAGCATACGGAAGCACATTGTTTGGAACGAAACTCACCACATTTTTAGTTGGTTTCTCATCAGGAGCTAATCCTACGTTCTCAAAAACACTTGTTCTGCTAGCGAAGAAGAATATAATATACCCCAATAACATTCCGATACCGGCTGTTAAGAATCCGTATTGCCAACCTTCATTCTCCCCGATGGCACCACAAGTTAAAGGAGCTAAGAATGCACCCATATTTATCCCCATATAGAATAAAGTGAACGCCCCGTCACGTCTTTTATCTCCGTCGGCATAAAAACGACCAATCATTGAAGAGATATTCGGTTTGAAGAAACCATTTCCTACCACAAGTAAAGCTAACCCGATGAAGAAAGTAGTTTGATTGTTCATAAATAAAGTAAACTGCCCCGCTGCCATCAATATCGCACCGATAACAATTGCTTTGCGAAAACCGATAAGTTTATCAGCGAAGTATCCGCCAAGTATTGGCGTTAAGTAAACTAATGCACCGTAAGCTCCGTAAATTCCGAAAGCCTTTGCATCATCAAACTGGAACCCGCCATCAATTAAATTCGCAGTCATATAAAGGATAAGGAGTGCCCGCATACCATAGTAGCTGAAGCGTTCCCATAGCTCCACCATAAAAAGGGTAAAAAGGGCTTTGGGATGGATTTTCCTATTGGAGAAAATAACAAACCCTACCCACAGCGCAACGCCAAGCCACGCTATTAACATCAATTTGTAATCTGGATTTAACATAGTATATTTATTATTAAATTAATTCATTATTATATTGTTATATTTATAGAGTAAATGTAAAAAACTCACTGAACAATTTATTACATTATTCTTTATTTTACTCCTTTTTCTCTTAAAGCTCGATTGAGTGATTTCAAAATAGAAAGACCTATGATTGTTGCTACTAATAATAGCCCAAAGTTTACCCAAAAGAATGTAGATTTGTGTTCATATCCGTACCACATTCCGGCAAGTACACCCGATAGTTTATTTCCAATGGCTGTTGATAAGAAAAATCCTCCCATCATAAGAGCTGTAATACGAGGCGGTGAAAGCTTTGACACAAGTGAAAGACCCATAGGTGACAAGCAAAGTTCTCCCAAAGTAATAATACCATATGCAACAACCAACCATAATGCTGAAGCTTTTACCATTCCGTTTTCAGAAGCATACATAGCACCTACCATCACAAGGCAACTTAATGCAGAAATGAACATTCCTAATACAATTTTGGCAGGAGTAGTTGGCTCGCTTCCTCGTTTACGTAAAAACATAAACAGACCTACCACCACAGGCGTCAAAACAATTACCCAAAACGGATTAATTGATTGAAACAACTCCGGATTATATAAAAACACCTTCTGATTAGGGTTTGCTGCTAACTCGGCTTTTTGTTTCTCAGGAAGATTTCGGAAATAGATGTCCTTTCCTATTTCTTTCTTAGGCTTATCGTTTTCATCTTTCACAATTCTATATTCCGAATCGTACATAGTTGTTTCCTTATCCTGAAAATCTTTAACTTCCACGAGGTAAATGCTTTCCATTGGCTTTTCTATAGAAGCCGGCACACTGCGGTCAGTATAATACTTCGCCCACGTAGTAAGTACGGTTCCGTTTTGTTTAAAAACAGCCCAGAACATTAAACTTACAGCGAAGATTGCTAATAATGCACCAATAGGTTTTTTATCGCTCTGTGAAGCACGTGCATATAGCGAAAAGTAAAAGAATACAACCGGAATGCAAGCAAAAATGAACGCATCTGTACTGTCACTTCCTAAAATGTTACCAGGAATTGCCCAACCTATCGCACCCGTTATGATAGCTGGTAAAAATACCTTCACAAGAACTGAAGTTATGGTTGTATCTCCTTCCTGTACTGGCTTTAAAACGTTTGCGTGCAAAATGTGTTTACGTCCCATAGTAAAGATAATCAATCCTAAGAATATTCCGACACCTGCGGTTATAAATGCTTCACTCCACCCGAATTTGTTACGCATAAAGGCAGCAATGATATTACAAATAAACGCACCAATATTAATTCCCATATAGAATATATTGTATCCTGAATCTTTGTTTTCTTGATAAGGTTCTTCGGAATAAAGATTTCCTAAGAGAGTAGAAATACTCGGCTTGAAAAAACCATTTCCTACAATGATTAATCCCATTGAGGCATAAAACATTGCAAGGTCTTGGAAGAGTCCTAAACCTATGTATCCCAATCCCATTAAAGTTCCTCCGATGTAAATAGCTTTGACATATCCTAAGATTCTGTCAGCCAAAAATCCACCTAAAAAAGGAGTAAGATATGTAAGTGCAATGAACGTTCCGAATATATCATATGCATTTTTATCATCTATGGCAAGACCTCCGGTATTTTTCGGGTCAATCATATATAAAACAAAGATTCCGAGCATTAAATAATACCCGAAACGCTCCCACATTTCCGTGAAAAATAAATAAAATAGTCCCCGAGGATGTTTTCTGTTATTAGTCATAGTATATTAAATTTGTTTTCTATTTAGTTACTTGTCTTTTTTTATGAAATTATTGAAATTAAACTATTTTCGGTAAATATTTTTATTTCATTAATCTTCATTATACTAATTACATTGAATGATTTTTAACTTTTAGCAGCTTTTACAAATTCATTTAAGTTGTTGTATAATGAAATCCACTCATCGGCATCAAACATCAATGTAACAAGACTTAAAAAACGACGTAAATCTCTTTCCAATTCCTTGCGTTGCTTAGTTGCAGAAGTAGTTTCACGAAGTTCGGCATTGGCTTGAGCTTGCTCACTGTAATGCAATTTAAACTCTTCGTGCTTTGTTTTTAAATTCTCAAAAGCAACTTCAAGCGATAAGTTTTTTAAGTGATTTTGATTCTCTTCAGATGAAAGTGCCTCGATGAGTTTTCCTAACTGAACGGTTTGTTCTGCATACGAAAGCTGGTCTTGCTTAAGACCGTGTATTTTAAATTGATTGTAAAGAGCAATAGCATCATCAATGTTAGGAGCAGAAGAAACACGCGTGTAACCTGAAAGAAATATCTTCATATCCGAAAAAGCCTTATCACGTTCTCTATTAGCTTGAGCTACGGTCTTTCCTTTTCCGCTAAATGTTTTCTTTGAAATTACAGCGTAATACTTTTGATATGAAACTTCTAATTTATTCATAAACAAATGCGTTTTCGCTTCACTAATTTCTGATTGCTTTACAGCTTCAATTACTCGTTGTGCAAGAGCTGCTAAGTCTTTTGTTGATAATTTTCTGTAATTTACCTTCATTTTGTAATCATTTTAGGTGTTATCTGTTTATTTATTAATATTTGTTTACTAATTTATATGTTTTTATTTCTACATCACTCAGTGTTGTAAGTTTGATTCGTTAAAATAAATTTATGTTACTTGACGTAACTAATTTAATTTTACAATTTAAATTAAACTCTCTTGTTGAATTGAATTTAATACTATATTTTAAATTTATTTCACTTAGTGTAATTAATTTAATTTTGTATTTTTAATTTGCTTCACTCTATGCATTGAGTTTAATTTGAAGAATTAAACTTGTTGCATTGAGTGTATTAAATTTGTTTTAGTGTTTTGTTATTGAAAACATAATGTTGTGATTTTGCTTGGATGATTTAATATGTTCTCAAAATTTTCCCAAAGGTACGTAAAAAATTTTTATTGTATGTTAAAAAGAATAAATGTTTTTTTGTGTTTAGTCTTTTAAAACCCTGAAAAACATTAATATCTCCACTTTTTAATGACTTCTTCACTGATAAATTCTGAAACGACTTCTTCTAAAACTTCTTCAAATTTTGCCCATTTTTCATCGGAAACATAATTAAGTTGTAAGAAAATTAAACATCCTTTTAAGTAATCACTGAAATCGTCAAACAATTTTGTCAGATAAGGTAGCGTATCATGATCAAAATAATAAATTTCGTGCGTTTTTGTATGGAAGCAGAACATATTTCCATTGCCTAAATAATCTCCGAACCATACTAAGTAGGGAAGAACCTTTTTGTCTTCTTCGGAAAAGTCAGGACCATATTCAGCATCCTCTTCCCACCACTCTTTTAAATAGCTTATATTCTTTAAATCAATAAGTTCTTCTCCAATATCAGCTACTCCGAATGTTTTGTAAAAAAGTTTTAAGCTGTCAGGAAGTTTTGCTCCTAAATGCTTTTCAATCTCTTGGATTTCTTCTTCGGTAACTACTTCAGGAAGTTCATCTCCGTCGGCGGTCAGAATAAAACGTGTATTCTTCTCCCAATTTTCATCTCCGATTTTTTTAAATGGAATGATAATATCTTCTTTTTTAGTAATTTCAAACATAATGTATTATTTTTGTATTGTTTATTTTTTTAAAAGTATATAGATTTTACTTCTATGTTTTTATTTTACTATATTTTTATAATATTTTTTACATTCCCCCGCCTCCTTGAAAGGAAGATTTTGTTGTGATTGCATTTCCCCAATTCCCCCTTTGAAGAGGGTTAGGGGGATGTGATATTGCTATTATCATTTCATTATATTTTTATAATAGTTTTTCCTTATAAGTATATATTACATATACCGATTATGATGTTTTCATATCTATTTGGGCGTATGCAATACGCCCTTACAGTATTTTTTACATCCCC
Proteins encoded in this region:
- a CDS encoding peptide MFS transporter, which produces MLNPDYKLMLIAWLGVALWVGFVIFSNRKIHPKALFTLFMVELWERFSYYGMRALLILYMTANLIDGGFQFDDAKAFGIYGAYGALVYLTPILGGYFADKLIGFRKAIVIGAILMAAGQFTLFMNNQTTFFIGLALLVVGNGFFKPNISSMIGRFYADGDKRRDGAFTLFYMGINMGAFLAPLTCGAIGENEGWQYGFLTAGIGMLLGYIIFFFASRTSVFENVGLAPDEKPTKNVVSFVPNNVLPYAAIVVLVTISWILIQYNDVVDVLLGSLALIIIGYLLFQASKMETVAKQRIWVVVLLLMFTTIFWTFFELAGSALNLFTARNVHKEIFGVGIKTTFFQSFNPLFIMLFAPVFSWIWIKLSNLNKEPAAPYKFGTGLLLLGLGFLVLKFGGSYAKLGMVPAIFMVFLYLLHTLGELTLSPVGLSLVTKLSPKHMVAFMMGIWFLSSSIAHQGGKHISKLTTVNEKTIVESDAFQNSDIDNDLKAILSENEFKNQLEDKSVEAVLVSDEFIKKINEKNPQRQYAKSTVTIKEVLEDAENYSGMKREKIIKSATQEFLSFKGSEVHTEVATFDDYEKLVDNSAGVSVANVIKGESLNKGLSVFTMLGFIAIGCGVVLFLMGPFITRWMHGVK
- a CDS encoding SMI1/KNR4 family protein; translation: MFEITKKEDIIIPFKKIGDENWEKNTRFILTADGDELPEVVTEEEIQEIEKHLGAKLPDSLKLFYKTFGVADIGEELIDLKNISYLKEWWEEDAEYGPDFSEEDKKVLPYLVWFGDYLGNGNMFCFHTKTHEIYYFDHDTLPYLTKLFDDFSDYLKGCLIFLQLNYVSDEKWAKFEEVLEEVVSEFISEEVIKKWRY
- a CDS encoding peptide MFS transporter yields the protein MTNNRKHPRGLFYLFFTEMWERFGYYLMLGIFVLYMIDPKNTGGLAIDDKNAYDIFGTFIALTYLTPFLGGFLADRILGYVKAIYIGGTLMGLGYIGLGLFQDLAMFYASMGLIIVGNGFFKPSISTLLGNLYSEEPYQENKDSGYNIFYMGINIGAFICNIIAAFMRNKFGWSEAFITAGVGIFLGLIIFTMGRKHILHANVLKPVQEGDTTITSVLVKVFLPAIITGAIGWAIPGNILGSDSTDAFIFACIPVVFFYFSLYARASQSDKKPIGALLAIFAVSLMFWAVFKQNGTVLTTWAKYYTDRSVPASIEKPMESIYLVEVKDFQDKETTMYDSEYRIVKDENDKPKKEIGKDIYFRNLPEKQKAELAANPNQKVFLYNPELFQSINPFWVIVLTPVVVGLFMFLRKRGSEPTTPAKIVLGMFISALSCLVMVGAMYASENGMVKASALWLVVAYGIITLGELCLSPMGLSLVSKLSPPRITALMMGGFFLSTAIGNKLSGVLAGMWYGYEHKSTFFWVNFGLLLVATIIGLSILKSLNRALREKGVK
- a CDS encoding DUF6261 family protein, which encodes MKVNYRKLSTKDLAALAQRVIEAVKQSEISEAKTHLFMNKLEVSYQKYYAVISKKTFSGKGKTVAQANRERDKAFSDMKIFLSGYTRVSSAPNIDDAIALYNQFKIHGLKQDQLSYAEQTVQLGKLIEALSSEENQNHLKNLSLEVAFENLKTKHEEFKLHYSEQAQANAELRETTSATKQRKELERDLRRFLSLVTLMFDADEWISLYNNLNEFVKAAKS